From the genome of Ziziphus jujuba cultivar Dongzao chromosome 6, ASM3175591v1, one region includes:
- the LOC107430377 gene encoding ATP-dependent Clp protease proteolytic subunit-related protein 4, chloroplastic isoform X1, with protein MEVATTASSFALNTYARMFTTCATHSRTLKPTLTQAMATSSSSHSTNVVAPFAAGSLFSGFSGPIFRPSSLNPEISRSSKPKRGVVTMVIPFSRGSAWEQPPPDLASYLFKNRIVYLGMSLVPSVTELILAEFLYLQYEDEQKPIYLYINSTGTTKDGEKLGYETEAFAIYDVMSYVKPPIFTLCVGNAWGEAALLLAAGATGNRSALPSSTIMIKQPIARFQGQATDIELARKEVKNVKAELVNLLAKHVGKSPEEVEADIRRPKYFSPSEAVEYGIIDKVLYNERSTEDRGVVSDLEKNTTYLTV; from the exons ATGGAGGTCGCAACCACCGCCTCGAGCTTCGCGCTCAACACTTACGCCCGGATGTTCACAACATGCGCCACTCATTCCAGAACTCTGAAACCTACACTCACCCAGGCCATGGCTACGTCCTCTTCATCTCACTCCACCAATGTCGTCGCTCCGTTTGCTGCCGGAAGTCTCTTCTCCGGCTTCTCCGGTCCCATATTCCGACCATCCTCTCTTAATCCGGAGATTTCGCGCAGCTCCAAACCTAAACGAGGTGTCGTAACCATG GTTATTCCATTTTCAAGGGGAAGTGCATGGGAGCAACCTCCGCCTGACTTAGCATCTTACTTGTTCAAAAACCGCATTGTTTACCTGGGCATGTCACTTGTTCCTTCTGTCACAGAGTTGATATTAGCAGAGTTTTTATACCTTCAGTATGAAGATGAGCAGAAGcctatttatctatatataaattccaCTGGAACAACCAAG GATGGAGAGAAGCTGGGTTATGAAACTGAAGCTTTCGCTATTTATGATGTTATGAG TTATGTTAAACCCCCCATTTTTACTCTCTGTGTTGGTAATGCTTGGGGGGAAGCAGCCTTACTTTTGGCTGCTGGTGCAACAGGAAACCGCTCTGCTCTGCCCTCATCAACAATTATGATCAAGCAG CCAATTGCCAGGTTTCAAGGCCAAGCAACAGATATTGAACTTGcaagaaaggaagtgaaaaaCGTGAAAGCAGAGTTG GTTAACCTCCTTGCTAAGCATGTTGGAAAATCACCTGAGGAAGTTGAAGCTGACATCAGGCGTCCAAAATATTTTAGTCCCAGTGAAGCAGTTGAATATGGAATAATAGATAAG
- the LOC107430377 gene encoding ATP-dependent Clp protease proteolytic subunit-related protein 4, chloroplastic isoform X2, protein MEVATTASSFALNTYARMFTTCATHSRTLKPTLTQAMATSSSSHSTNVVAPFAAGSLFSGFSGPIFRPSSLNPEISRSSKPKRGVVTMVIPFSRGSAWEQPPPDLASYLFKNRIVYLGMSLVPSVTELILAEFLYLQYEDEQKPIYLYINSTGTTKDGEKLGYETEAFAIYDVMSYVKPPIFTLCVGNAWGEAALLLAAGATGNRSALPSSTIMIKQPIARFQGQATDIELARKEVKNVKAELVNLLAKHVGKSPEEVEADIRRPKYFSPSEAVEYGIIDKVLYNERSTEDRGVVSDLKKAQLI, encoded by the exons ATGGAGGTCGCAACCACCGCCTCGAGCTTCGCGCTCAACACTTACGCCCGGATGTTCACAACATGCGCCACTCATTCCAGAACTCTGAAACCTACACTCACCCAGGCCATGGCTACGTCCTCTTCATCTCACTCCACCAATGTCGTCGCTCCGTTTGCTGCCGGAAGTCTCTTCTCCGGCTTCTCCGGTCCCATATTCCGACCATCCTCTCTTAATCCGGAGATTTCGCGCAGCTCCAAACCTAAACGAGGTGTCGTAACCATG GTTATTCCATTTTCAAGGGGAAGTGCATGGGAGCAACCTCCGCCTGACTTAGCATCTTACTTGTTCAAAAACCGCATTGTTTACCTGGGCATGTCACTTGTTCCTTCTGTCACAGAGTTGATATTAGCAGAGTTTTTATACCTTCAGTATGAAGATGAGCAGAAGcctatttatctatatataaattccaCTGGAACAACCAAG GATGGAGAGAAGCTGGGTTATGAAACTGAAGCTTTCGCTATTTATGATGTTATGAG TTATGTTAAACCCCCCATTTTTACTCTCTGTGTTGGTAATGCTTGGGGGGAAGCAGCCTTACTTTTGGCTGCTGGTGCAACAGGAAACCGCTCTGCTCTGCCCTCATCAACAATTATGATCAAGCAG CCAATTGCCAGGTTTCAAGGCCAAGCAACAGATATTGAACTTGcaagaaaggaagtgaaaaaCGTGAAAGCAGAGTTG GTTAACCTCCTTGCTAAGCATGTTGGAAAATCACCTGAGGAAGTTGAAGCTGACATCAGGCGTCCAAAATATTTTAGTCCCAGTGAAGCAGTTGAATATGGAATAATAGATAAG GTACTGTACAATGAAAGGAGTACTGAGGACCGGGGAGTTGTCTCTGACTTGAAAAAAGCACAACTTATTTGA